The Gemmatimonas sp. UBA7669 genome includes a region encoding these proteins:
- a CDS encoding TonB-dependent receptor, producing MRLLGRRRWLFATVLGVALAAPITAAKAQTGKITGVVTDTETGKPVEGAAVVVQGTTLGANTNSAGRYFIIQVPPGTYTVQARRLGYQSVNATNVVVTIDQTTEQNFKLRSSNQTLAAVTVQAEEVPLVQRGQVGSQSVITADQIQSLPVTTIAGVLALQQGFTQVPDNTNIVSLAEEQRSTTPAIRVRGSRGGSTLSMVDGIPINNPLFGNDAVSVNGLAVQQTVFQRGHMDPMYGNALSGVINNALREGGSEVSGSIDYRNSGLTGRLFNSPQDIVNNNQLIRGYLSGPVPGTGSKLRYAVSGQVNSQAARALQFDNDVFTVNNPNNAFGGIVTDNVLLPQNRDLAAGWQGFGVSQNTNFVGKLTWLATDNTTLKFTAVTGERTRRNYDRRYYYQYRGDPLALVNNRADSLFVLSDAGNRQSRDMIQPAVRDQGNVYVGTFSQRFGRSNLDIRVAQTSFERLTCPVFQGTCIPGPFFRQNFSQNFLSPSPTVAGGDRVPYGGIADGTYGGEEYTSRTVRVDFKSQITDHNELGVGVQYIGHDLRYNDLLAFGTNSGIQPTTTQIYRAKPYEAAAYVQSKIEYDFITIQLGGRFDYGVARGRGFTDPFDPSNGTTARQVCDGATVGGQRLVNAQGQPYGVNGCLSSTIDRNTQRPVLLDSATRIAQLDDFSEAKARTAFSPRVGVSFPLTERSQVFFNAGRYTMVPLYGNVYRNTGIGTVAGVDAYCAANQVKPGSTECVPNIQANNPGFAGNPNLLLEQAKQYEVGYSAELSRDYGIQVAVFNRSETGLSGIRPSRAVQDIGSTYDGASPFYQVLVNGDFLTSRGLEIQFNRRLRNRWGYDINYGLSRATTNSRPPERANEVGRREAASRQQLYEAVADVNQPQRLNVQMFFQVRDDIPQLPFDLGRLTKNSRLTVTYQVASGFPYTPIRGDAFGLQAAANVTDINSGSMPATQDLSAFINKQFRLGNMAYSAFLQMNNLLDRRNCVQVFVNNGTCDAGLRDFTNRSVGNTGDASTSTAFDQPEFIGARRSIAAGITITF from the coding sequence ATGAGGTTACTCGGACGTCGTCGGTGGCTGTTTGCGACGGTCCTCGGCGTGGCGCTGGCCGCCCCGATCACCGCCGCAAAGGCCCAGACCGGCAAGATCACCGGTGTGGTAACCGACACGGAGACCGGCAAGCCGGTGGAAGGCGCTGCGGTCGTGGTTCAGGGCACCACCTTGGGTGCCAACACCAATTCCGCGGGTCGCTACTTCATCATCCAGGTCCCACCCGGCACCTACACGGTGCAGGCTCGGCGCCTGGGTTATCAGAGCGTCAACGCCACCAACGTGGTGGTCACGATCGACCAGACCACCGAGCAGAACTTCAAGCTCCGCTCCTCCAACCAGACCCTCGCGGCCGTCACGGTACAGGCCGAGGAAGTGCCGCTGGTGCAGCGTGGCCAGGTGGGCTCGCAGTCGGTCATCACGGCCGACCAGATCCAGTCCCTGCCCGTGACCACCATTGCCGGCGTGCTGGCCCTGCAGCAGGGCTTCACGCAGGTGCCGGACAACACCAACATCGTGTCGCTGGCCGAAGAGCAGCGTTCCACCACACCGGCCATTCGTGTGCGTGGTTCGCGTGGTGGCTCCACGCTGTCCATGGTTGACGGTATCCCCATCAACAACCCGCTGTTCGGCAACGACGCCGTCTCGGTGAACGGCCTCGCCGTGCAGCAGACGGTGTTCCAGCGCGGCCACATGGACCCCATGTACGGCAATGCGCTCTCGGGCGTGATCAACAACGCGCTCCGTGAGGGTGGCTCCGAGGTGTCGGGTTCCATCGACTACCGCAACTCGGGTCTCACGGGCCGGCTGTTCAATTCGCCGCAGGACATCGTCAACAACAACCAGCTCATTCGCGGCTATCTCTCGGGTCCGGTGCCGGGCACGGGCAGCAAGCTGCGCTACGCCGTGTCCGGCCAGGTCAACAGCCAGGCTGCGCGCGCGCTGCAGTTCGACAACGACGTGTTCACGGTCAACAACCCGAACAACGCCTTCGGTGGCATTGTGACGGACAATGTGCTGCTGCCGCAGAACCGCGATCTCGCGGCCGGCTGGCAGGGCTTTGGCGTGTCGCAGAACACCAACTTCGTGGGCAAGCTCACCTGGCTGGCCACGGACAACACGACGCTCAAGTTCACGGCCGTCACGGGTGAGCGTACGCGCCGCAACTACGACCGCCGCTACTACTACCAGTACCGCGGCGATCCGTTGGCCCTCGTGAACAACCGCGCCGACTCGCTGTTCGTGCTGAGCGACGCCGGCAACCGTCAGTCGCGGGACATGATCCAGCCCGCCGTGCGTGACCAGGGCAACGTGTATGTGGGCACGTTCTCGCAGCGCTTCGGTCGCTCCAATCTCGACATTCGTGTGGCGCAGACGAGCTTTGAGCGCCTCACCTGCCCCGTGTTCCAGGGCACCTGCATTCCGGGCCCGTTCTTCCGGCAGAACTTCAGCCAGAACTTCCTGAGCCCCTCGCCCACGGTGGCCGGTGGTGACCGTGTGCCCTACGGCGGCATTGCCGACGGCACCTACGGCGGTGAGGAGTACACCTCGCGCACCGTGCGTGTGGACTTCAAGTCGCAGATCACCGATCACAACGAACTCGGTGTGGGCGTGCAGTACATCGGCCACGATCTCCGCTACAACGATCTGCTGGCCTTCGGTACCAACTCGGGCATCCAGCCCACCACCACGCAGATCTACCGCGCCAAGCCCTACGAGGCCGCGGCGTACGTACAGAGCAAGATCGAGTACGACTTCATCACCATCCAGCTTGGCGGTCGCTTCGACTACGGCGTGGCGCGCGGCCGCGGCTTCACCGATCCGTTTGATCCGTCCAACGGCACCACGGCCCGTCAGGTCTGCGACGGCGCCACGGTGGGTGGCCAGCGTCTGGTCAATGCCCAGGGCCAGCCCTATGGCGTGAACGGCTGTCTGTCCAGCACCATCGATCGCAATACGCAGCGCCCGGTGCTTCTCGACAGCGCCACGCGTATCGCGCAGCTCGACGACTTCAGCGAGGCCAAGGCCCGCACGGCCTTCTCGCCGCGTGTGGGTGTGAGCTTCCCGCTCACCGAGCGCTCGCAGGTGTTCTTCAACGCCGGCCGCTACACCATGGTGCCGCTCTACGGCAACGTGTACCGCAACACGGGTATCGGCACCGTGGCCGGTGTGGACGCTTACTGCGCGGCCAACCAGGTGAAGCCGGGCAGCACCGAGTGCGTGCCCAACATCCAGGCCAACAACCCGGGCTTTGCCGGCAACCCCAACCTGCTGCTCGAGCAGGCCAAGCAGTACGAAGTGGGTTACTCGGCCGAACTGAGCCGCGACTACGGCATCCAGGTGGCGGTGTTCAACCGCTCCGAGACCGGCCTCTCGGGCATCCGCCCCAGCCGCGCCGTACAGGACATCGGCTCCACCTACGACGGCGCCTCGCCCTTCTATCAGGTGCTGGTGAACGGTGACTTCCTGACCTCGCGTGGTCTCGAAATCCAGTTCAACCGTCGTCTGCGCAACCGCTGGGGCTACGACATCAACTATGGCCTCTCGCGCGCCACGACCAACTCGCGGCCGCCCGAGCGCGCCAACGAAGTGGGTCGTCGCGAAGCGGCCAGCCGTCAGCAGCTCTATGAGGCCGTGGCCGACGTGAACCAGCCGCAGCGTCTCAACGTGCAGATGTTCTTCCAGGTGCGTGACGACATTCCACAGCTGCCGTTCGACTTGGGTCGCCTGACCAAGAACTCGCGTCTCACGGTCACTTACCAGGTGGCGTCGGGCTTCCCGTACACGCCCATTCGTGGTGATGCCTTCGGTCTCCAGGCAGCCGCCAACGTGACCGACATCAACTCGGGCAGCATGCCCGCCACGCAGGACCTGAGCGCCTTCATCAACAAGCAGTTCCGGCTGGGCAACATGGCCTACTCGGCCTTTCTCCAGATGAACAACCTGCTGGACCGCCGCAACTGCGTGCAGGTGTTCGTGAACAACGGTACGTGCGATGCCGGTCTGCGTGACTTCACGAACCGCAGCGTCGGCAACACGGGTGACGCCTCCACGTCCACGGCCTTCGACCAGCCCGAATTCATTGGCGCGCGTCGCAGCATCGCGGCCGGCATCACCATCACCTTCTGA
- a CDS encoding PorV/PorQ family protein, which translates to MHTTRMIKALGALSFLLGAQLSAQGPGGILPTPQDTPNRQGTRGANFLHIGIGARGGAMAGSVGSTIAGPTAWYWNPAGAATSEGFDLTAGRQNLYGDLGLGQTYAAASIPLIGGVVGLSLNTLNSGNMLRTTEQNPFGERLGGSSFSWTSTALSIGYAKRITDRLSVGFQGKYITEGITDVSTSWVAFDVGTQFNTGLYGLVLGGAIQNVGGQSRADGALLTRFIQTGDGTQIRENRRVAFYTAQTEIPVEFRLSVGSDLLGTSNSLFGGAGGKHLLNAEVSISDATDYSTQYGLGVEYGFRNTVFLRGGKRFYNDDRWVGGSAATYGMAGGFGLRVPLKGRALKFDYSFQNAGALQNIQIFSLEVTR; encoded by the coding sequence ATGCACACCACTCGCATGATCAAGGCGCTCGGCGCCCTCTCCTTCCTTCTGGGCGCTCAGCTGAGCGCCCAGGGGCCGGGAGGCATACTTCCCACGCCGCAGGACACACCCAATCGTCAGGGTACCCGCGGCGCCAACTTCCTCCACATCGGCATCGGCGCCCGCGGCGGCGCCATGGCCGGCTCGGTGGGCTCCACCATTGCCGGCCCCACGGCCTGGTACTGGAACCCGGCCGGTGCGGCCACGTCGGAAGGGTTTGATCTCACGGCCGGTCGCCAGAACCTCTACGGTGATCTCGGCCTCGGGCAGACCTACGCGGCCGCTTCCATTCCGCTCATCGGCGGTGTGGTGGGCCTGAGCCTCAACACGCTCAACTCGGGCAACATGCTCCGCACCACGGAGCAGAACCCGTTTGGCGAGCGTCTTGGCGGATCGAGTTTCTCCTGGACGTCCACGGCGCTCTCCATCGGATACGCCAAGCGCATCACCGACCGTCTGTCGGTCGGCTTCCAGGGCAAGTACATCACCGAAGGCATCACCGACGTGAGCACCAGCTGGGTGGCCTTCGACGTGGGCACGCAGTTCAACACGGGTCTCTACGGCCTCGTGCTGGGTGGTGCCATCCAGAACGTGGGTGGCCAGTCGCGCGCCGACGGTGCGTTGCTGACCCGCTTCATCCAGACCGGTGACGGCACGCAGATTCGCGAAAACCGCCGCGTGGCGTTCTATACGGCGCAGACGGAAATCCCGGTGGAATTCCGTCTCTCGGTGGGCTCGGACCTCCTGGGCACGAGCAACTCACTGTTCGGTGGCGCCGGTGGCAAGCATCTGCTCAACGCGGAAGTCTCCATCAGCGACGCGACCGACTACTCCACGCAGTATGGCCTGGGCGTTGAGTACGGCTTCCGCAATACCGTGTTCCTGCGCGGCGGCAAGCGCTTCTACAACGACGATCGCTGGGTGGGCGGCAGCGCCGCTACCTACGGCATGGCTGGTGGCTTCGGTCTGCGTGTGCCGCTCAAGGGTCGTGCGCTCAAGTTCGACTACTCCTTCCAGAACGCCGGCGCGCTGCAGAACATCCAGATCTTCTCCCTCGAGGTGACGCGATGA
- a CDS encoding outer membrane beta-barrel protein: MKRPLLALAMLALGAGVAGAGVAGAQVTPKRFAVVTRLGAISPEKAASQETAGVIGLDAEYAFNKYFGLGTALDIGRGNTRREDFVQRLRFGNPAVAGGDTIYYQQLGQPVNTLNLTLFGSLRVPGKVSPYAVGGVGSYVLIMDALANGSTRYMSGMSLTGGAGVNIKFSEQYGIQFDVRALQFQNFERAKLDPSDGRFPNNWFPEDLPTPPAAKNSVLNTTFTLGFRYVPGAGN; this comes from the coding sequence ATGAAGCGGCCGCTCCTTGCTCTCGCCATGCTGGCCCTCGGGGCCGGCGTGGCCGGGGCCGGTGTGGCCGGCGCCCAGGTCACGCCCAAGCGCTTCGCCGTGGTCACGCGTCTTGGGGCCATTTCCCCGGAAAAGGCCGCCAGTCAGGAAACGGCGGGTGTGATCGGCCTTGATGCCGAGTACGCCTTCAACAAGTACTTCGGCCTTGGCACCGCGCTCGACATCGGGCGCGGCAACACGCGCCGCGAAGACTTCGTGCAGCGTCTGCGCTTCGGCAATCCGGCGGTGGCTGGTGGCGACACCATCTACTACCAGCAGCTCGGTCAGCCGGTCAACACGCTCAACCTCACCCTGTTCGGTTCACTGCGCGTTCCCGGCAAGGTGTCGCCGTACGCGGTGGGTGGCGTGGGTTCCTACGTGCTCATCATGGACGCGCTGGCCAACGGCTCCACGCGCTACATGAGCGGCATGTCCCTCACCGGCGGCGCCGGCGTGAACATCAAGTTCAGCGAACAATACGGCATCCAGTTTGACGTGCGGGCGCTGCAGTTCCAGAACTTCGAGCGCGCCAAGCTCGATCCTTCGGATGGCCGCTTCCCGAACAACTGGTTCCCGGAAGATCTGCCCACACCGCCGGCGGCCAAGAACTCGGTGCTCAACACGACCTTCACCCTCGGATTCCGGTACGTGCCGGGGGCGGGCAACTGA
- a CDS encoding GWxTD domain-containing protein: MFLPFHATALVRLAAAIGLLGLSGWPSGLIAQDTTRSAALIANPRAPRPTEALVRDARALADRGDTATALDLLERATDQSPRDTEALYWRGLLLMQKASLNFSDAPERFIAARLLNRAADLDGSNPRYQLALARLLLRSPLQRVQAERLFKRALGIAAASGDTASVVEANRELGEVKRRRYLTGRDRRLYTGPNIFDPLQALVLPNYTREFLEQLSIPIQDAGNTDRYEAEEYFRQALRFSADDLRSLTALLDLLYDQRRYDEMLALVRSTLQLHPTGAVAASYRAYMAAGLAAFRLNRLAEADSHFTLAIARMLPAERSEFLDLGRIVRKGDSVRVAGLPPDERARTDSAYWEAADPLLATPENEARLEFLSRMAYADLHYTDEDTRQSGWRTDRALILARYGEPPVIATFSPQVNIDARDALGRVMTVWHYPRAKLDFVFTGPPAFNYAYFAGNYRDHAEAQREVNPFALENLALATRTDSIPVQVTRFAGARPDSMEVVIAGDVPIERLYADAPVDVGLLSLQLRSGPPGMLRMTSQTSARVQIPATTPLYRQWTLHVPARDTRLRLEAVDTDLDVAGARAQADLPALRSDSAMLARTLVSSDLMLARRLTNTASAASRTARWNEMGVQPLGALSIAPRDTFSLYWELYGLASNAEQRLRYEIEVQVTVLSIDRGRDPMARFFGGVADLVGFSAVGEDKLALRFSREAPATPENRRRLPELLTLGLGTSPSGRYRLTVNVTDQVSGRTTSSQREFSIARP, translated from the coding sequence GTGTTTCTCCCCTTTCATGCCACCGCCCTCGTGCGGTTGGCAGCCGCCATCGGCCTGCTGGGCCTGAGTGGCTGGCCCTCCGGCCTCATCGCGCAGGACACCACGCGTTCTGCCGCCCTGATCGCGAACCCGCGTGCGCCCCGTCCCACCGAAGCACTGGTACGAGACGCGCGGGCCCTGGCCGATCGCGGTGACACGGCAACGGCCCTCGATCTGCTCGAACGCGCGACCGATCAATCGCCGCGCGACACGGAGGCGCTGTATTGGCGCGGCCTGCTGCTCATGCAGAAGGCCAGTCTCAATTTCAGCGATGCGCCCGAACGCTTCATTGCAGCCCGGCTGCTCAATCGCGCGGCGGATCTCGACGGCAGCAACCCGCGCTATCAGCTGGCCTTGGCGCGGCTGCTGCTGCGCTCGCCGCTTCAGCGCGTGCAGGCCGAGCGGCTGTTCAAACGCGCCCTTGGCATTGCCGCGGCCTCCGGAGACACCGCCTCAGTCGTGGAGGCCAATCGTGAGCTGGGTGAGGTGAAGCGCCGTCGCTACCTCACCGGGCGCGACCGGCGCCTGTACACGGGACCCAACATTTTCGACCCGCTGCAGGCACTCGTGCTGCCCAACTACACGCGCGAGTTTCTTGAGCAACTGTCCATTCCCATTCAGGACGCCGGCAACACCGATCGCTACGAGGCCGAAGAGTATTTCCGGCAGGCGCTGCGCTTCAGCGCGGATGATCTGCGCAGCCTCACGGCGCTGCTCGATCTGCTCTACGATCAGAGGCGTTATGACGAAATGCTGGCGCTGGTGCGCAGTACGTTGCAATTGCATCCGACGGGCGCCGTGGCGGCGAGCTATCGGGCCTACATGGCGGCCGGCCTCGCGGCCTTTCGACTGAACAGACTGGCCGAAGCCGACAGTCACTTCACGTTGGCCATCGCGCGCATGTTGCCGGCCGAGCGCAGCGAGTTTCTCGATCTCGGACGCATTGTGCGCAAGGGCGATTCCGTGCGTGTGGCCGGACTGCCGCCCGACGAGCGGGCGCGAACCGATAGCGCATACTGGGAGGCCGCCGACCCGCTGCTGGCCACCCCGGAAAATGAAGCGCGACTCGAGTTTCTCTCGCGCATGGCCTACGCCGACCTGCACTACACCGACGAGGACACCAGGCAGTCCGGTTGGCGCACCGATCGTGCGCTCATTCTCGCGCGGTATGGCGAGCCACCCGTCATTGCCACCTTCTCGCCGCAGGTCAACATCGACGCGCGCGATGCGCTGGGCCGCGTCATGACGGTGTGGCATTACCCGCGTGCAAAGTTGGACTTCGTCTTCACGGGACCGCCCGCCTTCAACTACGCTTACTTCGCGGGCAACTATCGCGACCACGCCGAGGCGCAACGCGAAGTGAACCCGTTCGCGCTCGAGAACCTGGCGTTGGCCACGCGCACCGACAGCATTCCCGTGCAGGTGACGCGCTTTGCCGGCGCGCGTCCCGACAGCATGGAAGTGGTGATTGCCGGTGACGTGCCCATTGAACGGCTCTATGCCGACGCCCCCGTGGATGTGGGCCTGCTGTCATTGCAACTGCGCAGCGGACCGCCAGGCATGCTGCGCATGACCTCGCAAACCAGCGCACGAGTGCAGATACCCGCCACGACACCGCTGTATAGGCAGTGGACCTTACACGTCCCGGCGCGCGATACGCGACTGCGACTCGAAGCGGTGGATACGGATCTCGACGTGGCTGGCGCACGTGCGCAGGCCGACTTGCCGGCACTGCGCAGTGACTCGGCCATGCTGGCCCGGACGCTGGTGTCCAGCGACTTGATGCTCGCGCGGCGTTTGACCAACACGGCCAGCGCCGCGTCGCGTACGGCGCGCTGGAACGAGATGGGTGTGCAACCGCTCGGTGCGCTCAGCATCGCACCGCGCGATACCTTCAGCCTGTACTGGGAGCTCTACGGCCTCGCGTCCAACGCCGAGCAGCGCCTGCGCTATGAGATCGAGGTGCAGGTCACGGTGCTGTCGATCGATCGCGGCCGCGACCCCATGGCGCGTTTCTTTGGCGGCGTGGCTGACCTGGTGGGATTCTCGGCGGTGGGCGAGGACAAGCTGGCCCTGCGCTTTTCCCGTGAGGCACCGGCCACGCCGGAGAACCGTCGCCGTCTGCCGGAACTCCTGACGCTCGGTCTTGGTACCTCTCCGTCGGGACGGTATCGACTGACCGTGAACGTGACCGACCAGGTCAGTGGACGGACCACGTCATCCCAACGCGAATTTTCCATTGCCCGCCCATGA
- a CDS encoding SusC/RagA family TonB-linked outer membrane protein, whose product MSRLMRWLYRVPVAAALLIVPQVAQAQGPAVITGVVKSEFGDPLENANVYIVELAISVGTNAAGRYTINIPADRVRGQAVQLRARAIGYKADIKPLTLRAGNQTFDFSLQKDVNRLQEVVTTGVTGATEQKKLAFSVAQVSEKDMPVPGANPLAQLQGKVAGANIVSNSGRPGTAPAIILRGPQSINATGRGQDPLYIIDGVISQGGLQDINPQDIESIEVVKGAAASSLYGSRAGNGVIQITTRSGKNQSEGVRFRAQVEYGQSQIENEYQYPKTHFMLMNENANRFCAVVAGVQDCARTIDIYQEAYRINNDGGDFSLSPLSIRNDGGIALNPGAINSRALYQVNEFPKAYKPIQQLVTNGEVINSTIDATGRVGRTNFFASVNQLRQEGSIIFMPGYTRNSMRLNVDQQLGGNVNMSFRSSYSTANDYNFGGAFFSLTRQPVNAQLLERDSFGRLYIRSVAQQQGAQNVNPAYTVSNQQPLNRIDRFVGNGTMRWTPLSWLDGEFNFGYDSRNNFQQNQLDRGYRTSAQNATNLGSNSRSANRDISLNTSVNLSARKNWFDDALSSRLTLRYLEEGQQFNNQNTSGTNIAVPGLNTPNSTIQNFTTGGSTETIRQQGYFANLDLDYKGRYIVGALVRRDASSLFGAANRWQTYGRGSFAWRLSDEPWFNVDQVSDLKFRYSVGQAGNRPIFAAQYETFTIGAGGALNPNTLGNKNLRPEVSTETEYGMDLELLGKYGLTVTKSRNVIEDQLLQVPPPAAAGFANQWRNAGQLTNNTFEVSLNIPIIATRAVDYSARINYDRTRSEISRLDVPEYFVSAAGQQGSETMFKIVQGGQMGQIYGRKFVKDCAQLPSDFQSRCGAGLDYQRNSDGFIVYVGQGNTLGDGITKNLWMTRIPGAQAPWGGGTNAEALNWGFPILERDSLGAVPVLPIGNALPDFRWSLSQNFRYKRFTAFGLLDAVVGKDVWNIGRQWSLGDFMSRDTDQSGRSVAEARPIGYYFRAVSTGGIGGLYDVLAPNNNTVEDAGFVKVREISVGYRIGSIGGVGNWTVSMIGRNLLTFSSYKGFDPEVGANGGNLGSGVLNAIDNFQFPNLRTFTLSLNTSF is encoded by the coding sequence ATGTCGAGACTGATGCGGTGGCTGTACCGGGTCCCAGTGGCCGCGGCCCTGTTGATTGTGCCCCAGGTGGCACAGGCACAGGGACCGGCGGTGATCACGGGCGTCGTGAAGAGCGAGTTCGGCGATCCACTGGAGAACGCCAACGTCTACATCGTGGAACTGGCCATCTCCGTGGGCACAAACGCCGCGGGGCGCTACACGATCAACATTCCGGCCGACCGCGTGCGCGGGCAGGCGGTGCAGCTCCGGGCCCGGGCCATCGGCTACAAGGCCGACATCAAGCCGCTCACGCTGCGGGCGGGCAATCAGACCTTTGATTTTTCGCTGCAGAAGGACGTCAACCGCCTGCAGGAAGTGGTCACCACGGGTGTGACCGGTGCCACGGAGCAGAAGAAGCTGGCCTTCTCGGTGGCGCAGGTGAGTGAGAAGGACATGCCGGTGCCGGGTGCCAACCCGCTCGCGCAGCTCCAGGGCAAGGTGGCCGGTGCGAACATCGTGTCCAACTCGGGTCGCCCGGGTACGGCGCCGGCCATCATCCTGCGTGGTCCCCAGTCCATCAACGCCACGGGCCGCGGCCAGGATCCGCTCTACATCATCGACGGCGTGATCTCGCAGGGTGGTCTGCAGGACATCAACCCGCAGGACATCGAAAGCATCGAGGTCGTGAAGGGTGCGGCGGCCTCGTCGCTGTACGGCTCGCGCGCCGGTAACGGCGTCATTCAGATCACGACGCGCTCGGGCAAGAACCAGTCGGAAGGCGTGCGCTTCCGGGCCCAGGTGGAATACGGCCAGTCGCAGATCGAAAACGAGTACCAGTACCCCAAGACGCACTTCATGCTGATGAACGAGAATGCGAACCGGTTCTGCGCCGTGGTGGCTGGCGTGCAGGACTGCGCCCGCACCATCGACATCTACCAGGAAGCGTATCGCATCAACAACGACGGCGGGGACTTCTCGCTCTCGCCGCTGTCCATCCGCAACGACGGTGGCATTGCGCTGAATCCGGGCGCCATCAACTCACGGGCGCTCTATCAGGTCAATGAGTTCCCCAAGGCCTACAAGCCCATCCAGCAGCTGGTCACCAATGGTGAGGTGATCAACTCCACCATCGATGCCACGGGCCGCGTGGGGCGCACCAACTTCTTCGCGTCGGTGAATCAGCTGCGCCAGGAAGGCTCGATCATTTTTATGCCGGGCTACACCCGCAACAGCATGCGTCTCAACGTGGACCAGCAGCTGGGCGGCAACGTCAACATGTCCTTCCGCTCGTCCTACAGCACGGCGAACGACTACAATTTCGGCGGTGCGTTTTTCTCCCTCACGCGTCAGCCGGTGAACGCGCAGCTGCTTGAGCGTGACTCGTTTGGGCGCCTGTACATCCGCTCAGTTGCACAGCAGCAGGGTGCACAGAATGTGAACCCGGCCTACACGGTTTCCAATCAACAGCCGCTCAACCGCATTGATCGCTTCGTGGGTAACGGCACGATGCGGTGGACTCCGCTATCCTGGCTGGATGGCGAGTTCAACTTTGGCTACGACAGTCGCAACAACTTTCAACAGAACCAGCTTGATCGCGGATACCGCACAAGTGCTCAAAACGCGACCAATCTGGGGAGCAACTCGCGTAGCGCCAATCGGGACATCTCGCTCAACACCAGTGTGAACCTGTCGGCGCGCAAGAACTGGTTTGACGACGCGCTGTCCTCGCGCCTCACCCTCCGCTACCTCGAGGAGGGACAGCAGTTCAACAACCAGAACACCAGCGGTACGAACATCGCCGTGCCGGGGCTCAATACCCCCAACTCCACCATTCAGAATTTCACAACGGGTGGCAGCACGGAAACCATCCGCCAGCAGGGCTACTTCGCGAACCTCGATCTGGACTACAAGGGTCGCTATATCGTCGGTGCGCTCGTGCGTCGAGATGCGTCGTCGCTGTTTGGTGCGGCCAACCGCTGGCAGACGTATGGCCGCGGCTCTTTCGCCTGGCGTCTGTCTGACGAGCCCTGGTTCAACGTCGATCAGGTGTCGGATCTCAAGTTCCGCTACTCCGTGGGGCAGGCCGGCAATCGTCCCATTTTTGCTGCGCAGTACGAGACCTTCACCATCGGCGCCGGTGGTGCGCTCAATCCCAACACGCTCGGCAACAAGAATCTGCGACCGGAAGTTTCCACGGAAACAGAGTACGGCATGGACCTTGAGCTGCTGGGCAAGTACGGGCTCACGGTCACCAAGTCGCGCAACGTGATCGAAGATCAGTTGCTGCAGGTGCCGCCGCCGGCAGCGGCTGGCTTTGCCAATCAGTGGCGGAACGCAGGTCAGTTGACGAACAACACCTTCGAGGTGTCGCTGAACATCCCCATCATCGCGACGCGCGCCGTCGACTACTCGGCCCGCATCAACTACGACCGCACCCGCTCGGAGATCTCCCGCCTCGACGTGCCGGAGTATTTCGTGAGTGCGGCGGGTCAGCAGGGCTCCGAGACGATGTTCAAGATCGTGCAGGGTGGCCAGATGGGGCAGATCTATGGTCGCAAGTTCGTGAAGGACTGTGCGCAGTTGCCCTCGGACTTCCAGTCCCGCTGTGGCGCGGGTCTCGACTATCAGCGCAACAGTGACGGCTTCATCGTCTACGTCGGACAGGGCAACACACTGGGTGATGGCATCACCAAGAATCTTTGGATGACGCGCATCCCGGGGGCGCAGGCGCCCTGGGGCGGCGGGACCAACGCGGAGGCGCTGAACTGGGGGTTCCCCATTCTCGAGCGCGACTCGCTAGGCGCCGTGCCGGTGCTGCCGATCGGCAATGCCCTGCCGGACTTCCGCTGGTCGCTGTCGCAGAACTTCCGCTACAAGCGCTTCACGGCCTTCGGCTTGCTGGACGCCGTGGTCGGCAAGGACGTGTGGAACATCGGTCGTCAGTGGTCGCTCGGTGACTTCATGAGTCGCGACACCGACCAGAGCGGTCGGTCAGTCGCGGAGGCGCGCCCCATCGGTTACTACTTCCGCGCCGTGTCCACCGGCGGCATCGGTGGTCTCTATGACGTGCTGGCACCCAACAACAACACCGTGGAGGACGCGGGTTTCGTGAAGGTCCGCGAAATCTCCGTGGGCTATCGCATCGGATCGATCGGCGGCGTCGGCAACTGGACCGTTTCCATGATCGGCCGCAATCTGCTGACCTTCAGCAGCTACAAGGGCTTTGACCCCGAGGTCGGTGCCAACGGCGGAAATCTGGGATCTGGCGTGCTCAACGCCATCGACAACTTCCAGTTCCCCAACCTCCGCACGTTCACGCTCTCGCTGAACACCAGCTTCTGA